In Labeo rohita strain BAU-BD-2019 chromosome 8, IGBB_LRoh.1.0, whole genome shotgun sequence, the genomic window acaagtatacaaatttttatttttcaaaaaaaatgacggatcgtttcgctagataagacccttcttcctcagctgggattgtttagagccctttgaagctgcattaaactacattttggaagtttgaaatctgggcaccaatcaagtccattatatgaagaaaaatcctgaaatgttttcctcaaaaaccataatttcttttggactgaaaacagacagacatgaacatcttggatgacaagggggtgagtaaataattcgtaaattgttgttctggaagtggacttctcctttaaaaatgacttgaaatcattaaaatggtccatgtgacatcagtggttcaaccataattttacaaagctatgaGAACTTTTTgtacggaaaaaaaaaaatgactattgAACAATTGTTCTCCTCTGTGTCACCCGACTACAAttatggtgagtaattaatgacagaattttcatttctggttgaactatccatttaagtgGATAAAATCCTCAGTTTAACCCCTCTTAGTCTGCGTCAGCTCTGTTTTTCAATAACAACTGTAATTTCCTGCGTAGACAGGTTGCATTGAATTCcactgataagaaaaatcagTGTAGGATTacctaaaaatgtacatttgtctCTAACAGGTGCATGCCATTAACGAATCAAACCGGTTTGAGGCGGAAATCCGTCAGGAGCAGGAAGAGAAGAAGCGTCAGGCGGAGGAGAAGAAACAAAGACAAGCCGCATTCAAAGAGCTGAAGTCAGCCTTCAAATAGCCTCATCCACCTCGACAGCCTCGATTTACTCATTCATGTTTGTCCGTCAGAGTCCCCCGCAATCAGAGATACTATGCAAGGCTGTGAAATGCTCAGAGATCCATGCAGATTCATCTTCCTGAGAGAGGGACGCCTGTCTAGTTTGTGCTCAAGAGCGGATGTCGTTTTATCGTTGCCtgtttctctcactctctctcaggctgatttttaaatgtgaagcCAGACACTGATCTCAATACACTGGATTGGATTTGTTGTTTCAGTcgcatgtgtatatatgtactgtagTTTGTTCACCCCATCAGTTTCGTTTTAGCATCAATTGGCATCTTTTTCGACATGTCAGTAGATTAAAATCTAAcattcataaagtgtttttttaatcaaacggTACTCTCGGTATGCCATATCCAGTCTGTTGTATTCATATCAGTGGCAGTTGCACTAGTGCAAGACATAATTTCCTGTTTAAGCAGGAAATGCTTTTCACTGTACCGTGACTAATTAAACTTTCATCGCTGACCATCTGAACATGAGAGGACGAAGTGTACACCACACCTCTGCTCTCATTCACATACATTAAATGTtaagaacataaaataatttttactgtgCAGAGAGAGGTGAAGAAGTGGTTTTGggtgtatgtgcatgtgtggTGATGATTGTAACGGTGTTCGTCAAGTGTTTATCTATATTTTCTTGCATGGTCACTGTGGTGTCATTTTTTCCTAAATGGTTCCCTTTAGTCTTTAAGGTGTCCAGTGTTAAATGTGGCACATttggttttaaaatgaaaattatgattGGCTGTAGTTTTGAAACTGCTTACTTCAGCCTTAAAAAGTAAGTCATTGCAATTCAATTTCTTTAGCTTGTGTGGTCAATCGAGGTTTTGTTAGGACAAGGTCATTTGACCTTTTGACCTCTGAACCCCTTTATTTTGTGCTTCCATGTGTATTAAACAAGTAACTGTGACATACTTATGGGGTTGGTTAGATATCACAGACTGTGTGAAATCCACCTCCTCAGCTTTCATTTAAAGCGATAGTTCggccaaaaatcatttactcatccttgtGTCTTTCCAAACTTGTGTAGCTTTCTTCCGTGGAACGCAAGGatgtattttagaaaatgtttacACTGCTattgtccatataatgaaagtcagtggggtccaaaacaacactgagcccccttagaaaaaaaaacacaaataccattttttttttctttggtgtTCGACAGAAGAGAGATATtgatacaggtttggaacgacgtgggtgattaaattattttaaggtgaACTGTCGCTTTAAGTGTCAACTCCCTAACTCTGGGGTGCttaatattaatcaaattaTGACCAAAATTACAAGCTTTGCACAGAAGTCCATGCTCAGTGAGATGAGGTTTTATGCATAGAATAAATGCATCATTTGCTAATAAAATGTGCATGGCTTTTCCGTAGAGCCAGTGCATGTATTCCAACATTAAAATGTCTGAATAGAtctaatattacaattttaaaatgaaaaaaatagaatagGCTTTAAAGTTTACTCTCACGTCTGAAAAATGAGGGAACATTTTTAACGAAATCATCCAAAAGCGTCAATACAGCGTTttatggtcatgtgacatgcagTACACTGTGGCAAAGGTAACTGAGATGCTATGTATAAAGACAAATCTATATTTTCATgtgatgaaaatgaaaaaataattttagttttgtatGGAAAGGGGTCTTGTGAACAGAAACATTCTTATTTTCTCAGTATGAATTTTGTTGCCTACAATCTTGTCTCctctttctatatttttttcccattacAGTCTAATCAGTAAGGGCAAATACTTTTGGTGATTTCTATAACGGAGACAATACTGTTGGCAGTTGCTATGCTTCATGTTGTTCCTTGTTTTTGTGTTCCGAGTCACTGGTAAATGTTCTTGTTTGCTCTgtggaaattcaaacaataggTGTGTAAATATTTGTCTCCAAATTTTTCCAGCCATCCacatcttctttttcttttgttatctACTGTTGAACTAaaaggtattttaaatattggcTGTTAAGGGGTGAATGTAGTAGTGTGTATGTTATTGACTGGTGATGACACCAATCAAACAGCTGTTGTGTTCTGTTAGAAGCCATAAAGCATTCTGTCATTCCTTTTGAGAGCTGTTCCATTGTTGTGCCAAATGATTTCACACTTCTGTACTGTATTAAGCTTATTTTAGTACAACATTCCACAGCAAGATTCAGTGAAATCCATCAGGATACTTTTGATCGGCAGCCCCAACTGAGATTTGAATTACTATGAGAACAGCTAATTAGATTTTTGAAACTTAAAGTTAAaccttttaaaacataataacagttttggttttataattaatgtttgCACATCTGAATAATTACATTAGAGCTTTGGCAGTATTAACTTACGTGAAAAAACTTGCTGCTTTCAAGGCAACAGCacaatgttttaaaactttttttcttcctttaacttgatctttttttctgtgaaatgtAATGCCATGATGACTAAAACATGACAGTGCAGTTAAACGATTTAATCTTAtggtatgtttttattgtttcatgCATCATTCCAGCGATTTGACAATGGTTGAGAGGGCCTTGATTCATCCTGACCATATCTGTACCTTACTGTCACTGTCTGTGTCAGTTGAAACTGGTGGTTATGGTATCATATTCTTGTAGGCGTATACATTATTGATATGTGGCTTCTATaatatgcacatttatttttgattttcttactaaaatgtacaattattcTTGTgacaataaaaatgcttttaatttggAAACATTTGTTTGTACTCATTCACTTGAGTatgaaaaagatttttaaaattatatatatatatataatgtataaatataaaacaaatataaatataatgtataaatataaaacaaatattatgtataaatatgaaacaaatattaacgttatataaataataccgtataaataatattttaaaaaaatatataaaatacatacaaaacaaCTGGTTGTTTTAAAGATACACTggcgttcaaaagtttgggatcggtaagctatttaaaaagtctcatcaatgctgcatttatttgattaaaaatacagaaaaatattgtaatatcgtgaaatgttattgcaatttaaaatagtggttttctattttaatatactttaaaatagaatttattcctgtgatgcaatgctgaattttcagcatcattactccagtcttcagaaaatcagaaatcattctaatatgctgatttattatcagcaTTGGAAAGCATTGGATATTTTATTGGAAGctatgatactttttcaggattctttgatgaataaaacattaaaaagtacagcatttattaaaatcgaaatcttttgtaacaatatacacaactgttcaaagtttggggtcagtacatttttttctttcttacttttattcatcaaggatgtgttgaattcataaaaaaagtgatagtaaagatttatattttgaataaatgctgttctttttaactttttattcaccGAAGAATCCCAAAAAAAGCCTCAcaggttctaaaaaaaatataaagcagcaaaattgataataattcagcatattggaatgatttctgaagaaaattcagctttgcttcacagataaaaatcatattttgaagtatattaaaactgttaaagctgttattttaaattgcaataatgtttaacaatattactattttctgtattttctagggacttaaaaaaaacatcaaaaatctaaCGGATCCCAACGgcagtgtaatataaataattatataaattatattataaaaataaataaagttagtTTAAAGTTTAAGTATCTGGGACCGCTATCACAGAGAAGACGTGCAGCTGAATTCCAAAGTGCACAAGAGTAAAACACTCCATTTAtaacatcattattttttaatgaagtcaAGCGACGAACTCAAAATACCATCACTAGGTGGAGCTGTTTGCAAGACCTCATCTGTCCACCCACGAAATATGCTTTTCTCTATTTacctaaaatacaaaatataacttGAAACACAAAACCTGTGTTTTAAGGTTTGCGTTTGATATTTCGAGTAACAAAACGAGTTTTGACAAACGTTCACGCAACCGCTGTTTATTCCGGAACTATTGATCACAACTGTGATGTGTAGCGCCCCTTCGGACTTTCGTACTGGTTGCACACGGAAGTATTAATCACGTGACACGTTTCCAGCGTAAATATTTTCCCCTCACAGCGAATGATCGCCAACCTCGCTTCTTTAATTGCATTGATGAGTATCGACTTAACTTACCTCTAGTTTAAACTGCGTATATTTTGTCTAGTATCCCGTTTAGTGGAATATTTAGACTAAGCAGGACAATATGAACGTGGATCTTCAGCAAACCGGACAGACTGGAGCAGCAGCCGCATCCAGCACATCCACATCCAGCAGCAGCAACTGCGTCCCGAACAGCACCTCCACAAACGCCAGCAGCATCCCTGCAGTCGGCAGCAGTAATGGCGAGTGTCTGTTTTGACAGTTTGAACGCACGCAGAGTTGCTGTTGTCTTTTTAGCCTTTAGCTAACTTTACATACGTGCTATGGAGAGTAGCGTGTTTACAACTTTATTGTTTGTCATTCGTGTTATTCTGAAGAACTATAGTAACGTACTTTCCTCTCACAGTTCCCACTTCGGCAGCAATGGCAACCCCATCATCCGACTCCACCGTGTCAAACGGGGTGTATGTGCCCACAGGCATCGCTAATGGAGACGTGAAGCCCGTTATTTCAACCACACCGCTGGCTGATTTCCTGATGCAGCTGGAGGACTACACTCCTACAGTTAGTCCATATATGATTGCAGCACTGCATATTCTTTACTTATTGATGGTATTGTGAGTAGCACTGTTCACAAACCGTCTGTGTTTCAGATCCCAGACGCAGTCACCGGTTACTACCTCAACCGAGCTGGTTTTGAAGCATCAGATCCAAGAATGTGAGTTGGAACAATG contains:
- the taf10 gene encoding transcription initiation factor TFIID subunit 10 gives rise to the protein MNVDLQQTGQTGAAAASSTSTSSSSNCVPNSTSTNASSIPAVGSSNVPTSAAMATPSSDSTVSNGVYVPTGIANGDVKPVISTTPLADFLMQLEDYTPTIPDAVTGYYLNRAGFEASDPRIIRLISLASQKFISDIANDALQHCKMKGTASGSSRNKTKDKKYTLTMEDLTPAMAEYGINVKKPHYFI